A stretch of Desulfurivibrio alkaliphilus AHT 2 DNA encodes these proteins:
- a CDS encoding TIGR00730 family Rossman fold protein has product MMKITRAGVVDERQQYSLDNFKAGDSWRMFRILGEFVDGFDTLSSVGRPAVSIFGSARTPMEDKYFELADKIAYELAMAGYAVITGGGHGIMGAANRGAAKADGISIGLNINLPFEQEPNGFANVPLHFKYFFVRKVMFIKYSMAFIGMPGGFGTLDELFESLTLMQTRRIKAFPVILVGSEFWGGLVDWIKEQLLVTGKIDPDDMLYFQVMDDPAEVVKYIKRTVVL; this is encoded by the coding sequence ATGATGAAAATTACCAGAGCCGGGGTGGTGGATGAACGCCAGCAGTATTCACTCGATAACTTCAAAGCCGGTGATTCCTGGCGCATGTTTCGGATCCTGGGGGAGTTTGTCGACGGTTTCGACACCCTCTCCAGCGTCGGCCGGCCGGCGGTGTCCATTTTCGGCTCGGCCCGCACGCCCATGGAAGACAAGTATTTCGAACTGGCCGACAAGATCGCTTACGAACTGGCCATGGCCGGTTACGCGGTGATTACCGGCGGGGGGCACGGGATCATGGGGGCGGCCAACCGGGGGGCGGCCAAGGCCGACGGCATTTCCATCGGGCTCAACATCAACCTGCCCTTTGAGCAGGAGCCCAACGGTTTTGCCAATGTGCCGCTGCACTTCAAGTATTTTTTTGTCCGCAAGGTGATGTTCATCAAATATTCCATGGCCTTCATCGGCATGCCCGGGGGGTTCGGCACCCTGGATGAACTCTTTGAGTCGTTGACCCTGATGCAGACCCGTCGGATCAAGGCCTTTCCGGTGATCCTGGTGGGCAGCGAGTTCTGGGGCGGGCTGGTTGACTGGATTAAAGAGCAGTTGCTGGTCACCGGCAAGATCGATCCCGATGACATGCTCTATTTTCAGGTGATGGACGACCCCGCGGAGGTGGTGAAGTATATCAAACGCACCGTGGTGCTGTAG
- a CDS encoding DUF945 family protein — MPAPKPKKLLRLWLPLIAGAALLAIAAAAYFIGLQAEQHFARSVARLNDQHRFQLELVSYQRHLFTAQAVTRLHQQQPPAAAEQLEEEAQQMVHHLQHGPLPLLWGFSAQSPRPSLRPLLAAINSRLLSPAGTGREELLQAHTIVTFGGLIRSRFRLAAGQQQDPDTHGLTLIWQELAGELVVPVNLEKLEGKLSTAGLTLAGPAGSETTARVLELKGVELDFGYQQQRDDQDGITLQAQQRLELAAINSAGEQYGPLRLALHWHNLDRQAAGDMLRLTPWWQRLLLGPNGSQMPPATAQNMVETLARLLAKSPAVEINPLQLATPHGEAEARLHMAYRHRANGRPFHPIMLLSGLQLNIEANAPERLLTALSSDYQLWRQAPAESSAEDSTTADQAVTKSSDPLAGLHQRGYLNSDPDSNQVSFQLRYQNGELTINDRPAPLQALRHLLR; from the coding sequence ATGCCCGCTCCCAAACCCAAAAAGCTGCTGCGACTGTGGCTACCGCTGATCGCCGGCGCCGCTTTGCTGGCGATTGCTGCCGCCGCCTATTTTATCGGCCTGCAGGCGGAACAACATTTCGCCCGGAGTGTGGCCAGACTCAACGACCAGCACCGGTTCCAGCTGGAACTGGTGAGTTACCAGCGCCACCTTTTCACCGCGCAAGCGGTTACCCGCCTGCACCAGCAGCAGCCGCCGGCAGCGGCCGAGCAACTAGAGGAGGAGGCACAGCAAATGGTGCACCACCTCCAGCACGGCCCCCTGCCCCTGCTCTGGGGCTTCTCCGCCCAGTCGCCAAGGCCAAGCCTGCGCCCCTTGCTGGCAGCGATCAACTCCCGGCTGTTATCACCCGCCGGAACCGGCCGGGAGGAACTGTTGCAGGCCCATACCATCGTAACCTTTGGCGGCCTGATCAGGAGCCGGTTTCGGCTGGCCGCCGGCCAACAGCAGGACCCGGACACCCACGGCTTGACCCTGATCTGGCAAGAACTGGCCGGTGAGCTGGTTGTGCCGGTTAATCTAGAAAAACTGGAAGGAAAGTTGAGTACTGCCGGACTTACCCTGGCCGGGCCGGCCGGGTCTGAGACCACCGCCCGGGTGCTGGAACTGAAAGGGGTAGAGCTTGATTTCGGCTATCAGCAACAACGCGACGACCAGGACGGGATCACCCTGCAGGCGCAGCAACGGTTGGAACTGGCCGCCATCAACAGCGCCGGGGAGCAATATGGCCCCCTGCGCCTGGCCCTGCACTGGCACAATTTAGACCGGCAGGCTGCCGGCGACATGCTACGCCTGACCCCCTGGTGGCAGCGGCTGCTGCTGGGTCCCAACGGCAGCCAGATGCCGCCGGCTACGGCGCAAAACATGGTGGAAACCCTGGCTCGGCTGCTGGCCAAATCCCCGGCCGTGGAAATAAACCCGCTGCAACTGGCCACTCCCCACGGCGAGGCTGAAGCCCGCCTGCATATGGCCTACCGCCACCGGGCAAATGGCCGCCCATTTCATCCCATTATGCTGCTTTCCGGGCTGCAACTGAACATCGAGGCGAACGCCCCCGAGCGCCTGCTGACGGCGTTGTCCAGTGATTATCAGCTCTGGCGGCAAGCCCCGGCAGAGAGCAGCGCAGAAGACAGCACCACCGCCGACCAGGCCGTAACCAAGTCCTCCGATCCGCTGGCCGGCCTGCACCAGCGGGGCTACCTGAACAGCGACCCGGACAGCAATCAGGTCAGTTTCCAGTTGCGCTATCAGAATGGCGAGTTGACCATCAACGACCGACCAGCGCCGCTACAGGCCCTGCGCCACTTACTCCGGTAG
- a CDS encoding putative bifunctional diguanylate cyclase/phosphodiesterase, which produces MVEKILARYRFLHEIIVRPFSSSLRAFLFSRFIGVTLAIFLMVLGTATYFYDRLLSQQAQAAAEGIAAQTYTIINNLMPHGISREQLETVLDEIKAAHRDTPYQIEVYRSPLVSEIYGEIEQRIPFQATEKALAPGYGRKFTIENHTSTRHLYALTVEDQACLTCHPNAEIGSVLGIVEVKQSIRDMVARMRSDYLWVFVFYGGLAVALVVGITTLVINRVSSTVEDFRRKTQEIKTVTDLPAISRLSRAEVGFSELNEAFQAVGELAERLHDVAVDKDILEFEIKILNKFIITSNVVQDWQLFVKELLLDINNILDTYALLAFFQEGENEYELDVFWRATPSYETRNELEKLVQGQIYNQFQLASDSPAVRIVHHDCGSPVPLPKSLSLKDIELRTKSLFLDAPKVGGIVGIGVQSNMVMDSIYHIVLDSVLATLLNLVGSVKAIYKYTKDLEYYATRDPITQLHNQRMFWELLGYEVGRAQRHDYSFSLMVIDIDNFKTINDRYGHAFGDLFLQQLAEALRQAVRDGDFIARYGGDEFTVLLPTTTREQTISVAERIVKAISGMSVLTAEGIKVQATVSLGIAMFPEHGKSAKDLFLVADNMMYKVKGEGKNAIAEPEEAEITEIFKEESKTNFRVYQALEEKSIIPYFQPILDLATGEVEAHEVLMRIPADDGSMIAASDFIQAAGRIGLLHKLDHLLMEKTFAVVAKQNYQGRLFINLSPKSFIFPEFFPKIQKLSQEYNIDPHRVIFEVTERDTIRNVAMLKKFVTMMKAEGYRFAVDDFGSGYSSFKYLKLFPIDFLKIEGDFIRNILDDRDYMAYTKSIVTLARELGIKTVAEYVEDEKIINACRDLGVDYGQGYYIGRPAIGFSKLPARPADQQ; this is translated from the coding sequence TCCGGCCCTTCAGCAGTTCTCTGCGCGCCTTTCTCTTCTCCCGCTTTATCGGGGTGACCCTGGCGATTTTCCTGATGGTTCTGGGTACCGCCACCTATTTTTACGACCGCCTGTTGAGCCAGCAGGCCCAGGCCGCCGCCGAAGGGATTGCCGCCCAGACTTACACCATTATCAACAACCTGATGCCGCACGGCATCAGCCGAGAACAGCTGGAAACGGTACTTGACGAGATCAAGGCCGCCCATCGCGACACCCCTTATCAAATCGAAGTTTACCGCAGCCCGCTGGTCAGTGAAATTTACGGCGAAATCGAGCAGCGCATTCCTTTCCAGGCCACCGAAAAGGCCCTGGCTCCCGGTTACGGCCGCAAGTTTACCATCGAAAACCACACCTCCACCAGGCATCTATATGCCCTGACGGTGGAAGACCAGGCCTGCCTGACCTGCCATCCCAACGCGGAAATAGGCTCGGTACTGGGTATCGTGGAAGTAAAACAGAGCATCCGGGACATGGTGGCCCGGATGCGCAGTGACTACCTCTGGGTCTTTGTTTTCTACGGCGGCCTGGCCGTTGCCCTGGTGGTGGGCATCACCACCCTGGTGATCAACCGGGTCAGCTCCACGGTGGAAGATTTCCGGCGCAAAACCCAAGAGATCAAAACCGTCACCGATCTGCCGGCCATCTCCCGGCTGAGCCGGGCTGAGGTAGGTTTTTCCGAGCTGAACGAGGCCTTTCAGGCAGTGGGAGAACTGGCCGAACGCTTGCATGATGTGGCGGTGGACAAGGATATCCTGGAATTTGAAATCAAGATTTTAAATAAATTCATCATCACCTCCAACGTGGTCCAGGACTGGCAACTGTTCGTGAAAGAGCTCCTGCTGGACATCAACAACATCCTGGACACCTACGCCCTACTGGCCTTTTTTCAGGAAGGGGAAAACGAATACGAGTTGGACGTCTTCTGGCGCGCCACCCCCTCCTATGAAACCCGCAACGAACTGGAAAAGCTGGTGCAAGGGCAGATTTACAACCAGTTCCAACTGGCCAGCGATTCCCCGGCGGTAAGAATCGTCCATCACGATTGCGGCTCCCCCGTCCCTCTGCCCAAGAGTCTGAGTCTCAAGGACATTGAACTGCGCACCAAGTCACTTTTTCTTGATGCCCCCAAGGTGGGCGGCATCGTCGGCATCGGTGTGCAGTCCAACATGGTGATGGATTCCATCTACCACATCGTGCTGGACAGCGTGCTCGCCACCCTGCTCAACCTGGTGGGTTCGGTGAAGGCCATCTACAAGTACACCAAGGATCTGGAATACTACGCCACCCGCGATCCCATCACCCAGCTGCACAACCAGCGGATGTTCTGGGAACTGCTCGGCTACGAGGTGGGCCGGGCCCAGCGCCATGATTACAGCTTTTCGCTGATGGTCATCGATATCGACAACTTCAAGACCATCAACGACCGCTACGGGCACGCCTTTGGCGATCTCTTCCTCCAGCAGTTGGCCGAGGCCCTGCGCCAAGCGGTCAGGGACGGTGACTTCATCGCCCGCTACGGCGGCGACGAGTTCACCGTGCTGCTGCCGACAACCACCCGGGAACAGACGATAAGTGTCGCCGAGCGGATCGTCAAAGCGATTTCCGGCATGAGCGTGCTCACCGCGGAAGGCATCAAGGTGCAGGCCACGGTGTCGCTGGGTATTGCCATGTTCCCGGAGCACGGGAAAAGCGCCAAGGACCTTTTTCTGGTGGCCGACAATATGATGTATAAGGTCAAGGGCGAGGGCAAAAATGCCATCGCCGAACCTGAGGAAGCGGAAATAACCGAGATTTTCAAAGAGGAAAGCAAGACCAACTTCCGGGTTTACCAGGCCCTGGAAGAAAAAAGCATTATTCCCTACTTCCAGCCCATTCTCGACCTGGCCACCGGCGAGGTGGAAGCCCATGAAGTGCTGATGCGGATTCCCGCCGACGACGGCAGCATGATTGCCGCTTCGGACTTTATCCAGGCAGCGGGCCGGATCGGCCTGCTGCACAAGCTGGATCACCTGCTGATGGAAAAAACTTTTGCCGTGGTGGCAAAACAAAATTACCAGGGCCGGCTGTTCATCAACCTCTCGCCAAAATCATTTATTTTCCCCGAGTTCTTTCCCAAAATTCAGAAGTTGAGCCAGGAGTACAACATTGATCCGCACCGGGTGATTTTTGAAGTCACCGAACGGGACACCATCCGCAATGTGGCCATGCTGAAAAAATTCGTCACCATGATGAAGGCCGAAGGTTACCGCTTCGCGGTGGACGATTTCGGTTCCGGTTACTCTTCCTTCAAGTATTTAAAGCTTTTCCCCATCGATTTTCTGAAAATCGAGGGTGATTTTATTCGTAATATCCTTGATGATCGTGACTATATGGCCTATACCAAAAGTATTGTAACCCTGGCCCGGGAGCTGGGGATCAAAACCGTGGCCGAATATGTCGAAGATGAAAAGATCATCAACGCCTGCCGGGACCTTGGCGTGGACTACGGCCAGGGGTATTATATCGGCCGGCCGGCCATCGGCTTCAGCAAACTCCCGGCCCGGCCGGCAGACCAGCAGTAA
- a CDS encoding phosphotransferase enzyme family protein → MNTESVTKPEPSAAAVAAFFTEPENIISAEPYGTGLINDTYLIRCRAGEDFLLQRLNPEVFPQPTKLLDNIRRISSHLSNKARTTKLAPGQPILHLLPTREGADCCYDRENDCWRALNFIGESRVLPRITSEAQAQGAGLALGRFQALVNDFPPAELYDPLPTLHVTPCALRAYDQLAAAYHGSGAGGPKAEISFCHDFIERRRHTAAVLEQARARGILPERVIHGDPKLANILFAQYSDHPLALIDLDTVKPGLTQYDVGDCLRSCCNRAGENPANPDEVEFDLDLARALLTGYLEEMRALLTYSDFSYFYDAARLISFELGIRFFSDYLDGNRYFKVTDPEHNLHRALTQFRLTASIEDQEELLRLIINELTW, encoded by the coding sequence GTGAATACCGAATCAGTCACCAAACCAGAACCCAGCGCCGCCGCGGTTGCCGCCTTTTTCACAGAGCCGGAAAATATCATCTCGGCAGAGCCCTACGGCACCGGGCTGATCAACGACACTTACCTGATTCGTTGCCGGGCCGGCGAGGATTTTCTGCTGCAACGGCTCAACCCGGAGGTTTTCCCCCAGCCGACCAAGCTGCTGGACAATATCCGCCGGATCAGCTCCCACCTGAGCAACAAGGCCAGGACCACCAAGCTGGCCCCCGGCCAGCCGATCCTCCATCTGCTGCCCACCAGGGAAGGCGCAGACTGTTGTTACGACCGGGAAAACGATTGCTGGCGAGCCCTGAACTTCATCGGGGAAAGCCGGGTGCTGCCCCGGATAACCTCGGAGGCCCAGGCCCAGGGCGCGGGTCTGGCCCTGGGACGTTTCCAGGCCCTGGTCAACGATTTCCCCCCCGCCGAACTGTACGACCCTTTGCCTACCCTGCACGTTACCCCTTGCGCACTGCGCGCCTACGATCAGCTGGCGGCCGCTTACCACGGTTCCGGGGCGGGCGGCCCCAAAGCCGAGATCTCCTTCTGCCACGATTTCATCGAGCGCCGCCGCCATACCGCCGCCGTCCTGGAACAGGCCCGGGCGCGAGGGATCCTGCCGGAACGGGTGATCCACGGCGACCCCAAACTGGCCAACATTCTTTTCGCCCAATACAGCGACCACCCCCTGGCCCTCATCGACCTGGACACCGTCAAACCAGGCCTGACCCAATACGATGTGGGAGACTGCCTGCGCTCCTGCTGCAACCGGGCCGGCGAAAATCCCGCCAACCCCGATGAGGTTGAGTTCGACCTGGACCTGGCCCGGGCTTTGCTAACCGGCTACCTGGAAGAGATGCGGGCCTTGCTTACCTACAGTGATTTTTCTTATTTTTACGATGCCGCCAGGCTAATCAGCTTCGAGCTGGGAATTCGCTTTTTCAGTGACTACCTGGACGGCAACCGTTACTTCAAGGTCACCGACCCGGAACATAACCTGCACCGGGCCCTGACCCAGTTCCGGTTGACCGCCTCCATCGAGGACCAGGAAGAGTTGCTACGGTTGATCATCAATGAACTTACCTGGTGA
- a CDS encoding tetratricopeptide repeat protein gives MGFLLFQPESDHWQDPITGLPGAVALMAELTAWSGPAATEEPRGEGDFLLLLEVYPQARNAAGGIKALRRAGDYLQSLFAAATPLYALGMGVFALLWPGVGPENARHMADMLLRRLQREDFPRAQAGLVAIGRGGRQSEAEVLDEAWRALAVARRRGPFGLCVAGSERVFPPLAAADRAKLSRLWRGRDCFALLLIRQDQVALSNHFSKRVRAALEPETPALFLNQREVLVYLDGAGEAEAEEWFQGFRRRMLAAGGSTFSAGIALYPCLNFRKSQIPINCRKAVRHAELLGPESVAVFNAVSLNVSGDAYYNEGDLRKAVGEYRLGLTLQPASVNLLNSLGVALVQLKQVRPALAAFEKALQVEPENFMALCNLGFAHLSADREGMALDFFERALAVEGRSFDLLLQLGKLYCRHRKYREAVELLNRCVDDPRIEERRNGDLAAAHRLLGRALMALEQYRPAMTAVQKALTFNPRDAQAMSLLGELYLHNGQGGEIAHSLCRQAVELDAGRSESWRRLGWVQWQLGLPAEAAASLEHCLHLNRRDHWATAWLGEILAQQGQARRARHLQARARRLAAA, from the coding sequence ATGGGGTTTCTGCTTTTTCAACCTGAATCCGATCACTGGCAAGATCCCATCACCGGCCTGCCCGGCGCGGTGGCCCTAATGGCCGAACTGACGGCCTGGTCAGGGCCGGCGGCCACCGAAGAACCCCGGGGAGAAGGGGATTTTCTGCTGTTGCTGGAGGTTTATCCCCAGGCCCGCAACGCCGCCGGCGGGATCAAGGCCCTGCGCCGGGCCGGTGATTATCTGCAGTCGCTGTTTGCCGCCGCCACCCCCCTTTACGCTTTGGGGATGGGGGTGTTTGCTCTGCTGTGGCCCGGAGTCGGGCCGGAAAACGCCAGGCATATGGCCGATATGCTGCTACGCCGCCTCCAGCGCGAAGATTTTCCCCGGGCCCAGGCCGGTCTGGTGGCCATCGGACGCGGTGGCCGGCAGAGCGAGGCGGAGGTGCTTGATGAAGCCTGGCGGGCCCTGGCGGTGGCCCGCCGGCGCGGACCTTTCGGGCTGTGTGTGGCCGGCAGTGAACGTGTCTTTCCGCCGTTGGCGGCTGCTGATCGGGCCAAGCTGAGCCGGCTCTGGCGGGGGCGGGATTGTTTTGCCCTGCTGCTGATCCGCCAGGACCAGGTGGCCTTGAGCAACCATTTCAGCAAGCGGGTAAGGGCCGCCCTGGAGCCGGAAACCCCGGCGCTGTTTCTCAATCAGCGCGAGGTACTGGTCTATCTGGATGGAGCCGGCGAGGCGGAGGCGGAAGAGTGGTTTCAGGGCTTTCGCCGCCGGATGCTGGCGGCTGGCGGCAGCACCTTTTCCGCCGGGATTGCCTTGTACCCCTGCCTGAATTTCCGCAAGTCGCAGATCCCGATCAACTGCCGCAAGGCCGTGCGGCATGCCGAACTGCTGGGGCCGGAGTCGGTGGCGGTGTTTAACGCCGTCAGCTTGAATGTCAGCGGTGATGCTTATTATAACGAGGGTGACCTGCGGAAGGCGGTGGGGGAATACCGGCTGGGCCTGACCCTGCAACCGGCCAGCGTCAACCTGCTCAACAGCCTGGGGGTGGCACTGGTGCAGCTGAAACAGGTGCGGCCGGCGCTGGCTGCCTTTGAAAAGGCGCTGCAGGTTGAACCGGAGAATTTCATGGCCCTGTGCAACCTGGGGTTTGCCCATCTTTCGGCCGACCGTGAGGGGATGGCCCTGGATTTTTTTGAACGGGCCCTGGCTGTTGAGGGGCGTTCTTTTGATCTGCTGCTGCAGTTGGGCAAACTTTACTGCCGGCACCGGAAATACCGGGAGGCGGTGGAGCTGTTGAACCGTTGCGTGGATGACCCGCGCATCGAGGAACGGCGCAACGGTGATCTGGCCGCCGCCCATCGTCTGCTGGGGCGGGCCCTGATGGCGCTGGAGCAGTACCGGCCAGCCATGACCGCGGTGCAAAAGGCGTTGACCTTCAACCCCCGCGACGCCCAGGCCATGAGCCTGCTGGGTGAGCTCTACCTGCATAACGGTCAGGGGGGGGAAATTGCCCACTCCCTCTGCCGGCAGGCCGTGGAGCTGGACGCCGGGCGGAGTGAGAGCTGGCGGCGGCTGGGCTGGGTGCAATGGCAACTGGGGTTGCCGGCAGAAGCCGCCGCCTCGCTGGAGCATTGTTTACATTTGAATCGCCGCGATCATTGGGCCACCGCCTGGCTGGGGGAAATACTGGCCCAGCAGGGTCAAGCGCGCCGGGCCCGGCACCTGCAGGCCAGGGCCCGGAGGTTGGCCGCTGCCTAG
- a CDS encoding SpoIIE family protein phosphatase gives MNKMILDNIEHPTEKRPGYLSSGGESSLTYSAPQILQAISDGVYVTDRQRRIVYWNQAAERITGWRAEEVLGKSCYDNILCHVDKDGHRLCGEEYCPLHRAMRTGRASEAPSLVFAQDKSGRRVPVMVNVSPIVDGQGKVIGGVEVFRDYSAQIHDQERARKIQSLSMQLPTGETPGLNLAVKYLPHGVLGGDYYTMERLDEHRYAFCIADVMGHGTAAGLYAMHLHSLWENNRRFIDRPATFVSSLNRNLCSLVRDGESFATGLFGIIDLRAEALALCAAGSPSFILHRGGQGRQIRLSSLPLGLVEDHVYEVTFLPLEPGDGLLFYTDGLIEASNQQEEMLGSEGLLAMLNQLDFPTDEEDMDQLVKKVLRFSNQIRFADDVTLLAMQYTGRYGNPAFPSPEEQAKLAGEVTLLPNNFRDIDEVVESCWNRIKEVISQQGFGPLEVNIHMALAEAIINAWKHGNRGNQHQPIIFRWCFNHNFTFEVLDQGAGFNYHNLPDPTEGERKVAECGRGIFIIKTLANAVQWRDQGRHLTVTFSLQPKS, from the coding sequence ATGAACAAAATGATTTTAGACAACATTGAGCATCCCACAGAGAAGCGCCCGGGTTACCTGAGCAGCGGTGGTGAATCGTCGCTGACCTACTCGGCGCCCCAAATCCTGCAGGCGATCAGCGACGGGGTTTACGTCACCGATCGCCAACGGAGGATTGTTTACTGGAACCAGGCGGCGGAAAGAATCACCGGCTGGCGGGCCGAAGAGGTGCTGGGGAAAAGCTGCTACGACAATATCCTGTGCCATGTGGACAAGGACGGTCACCGCCTGTGCGGCGAGGAGTACTGCCCCCTGCACCGGGCCATGCGCACCGGCCGGGCCTCGGAGGCTCCATCCCTGGTTTTCGCCCAGGACAAAAGCGGGCGCCGGGTGCCGGTGATGGTCAACGTTTCCCCCATTGTCGACGGGCAGGGCAAGGTCATTGGCGGGGTGGAGGTTTTTCGCGATTATTCGGCGCAAATCCACGACCAGGAACGAGCCCGCAAGATTCAAAGCCTCTCCATGCAACTCCCCACCGGGGAGACCCCGGGGTTGAACCTGGCGGTCAAATACCTGCCCCACGGTGTACTGGGCGGCGACTATTACACCATGGAAAGGCTCGACGAGCACCGCTACGCCTTCTGCATTGCCGACGTCATGGGCCACGGCACGGCGGCCGGATTGTACGCCATGCACCTGCATTCCCTGTGGGAAAACAATCGCCGGTTTATCGACCGGCCAGCTACTTTTGTCAGCTCGCTAAACCGTAATCTCTGCTCCCTGGTGCGCGACGGGGAATCATTTGCCACCGGGCTGTTCGGCATCATCGACCTGCGGGCCGAAGCACTGGCTTTGTGCGCCGCCGGCAGTCCGTCCTTTATCCTCCACCGTGGTGGCCAGGGCCGGCAGATCAGGCTCTCCAGCCTGCCGCTGGGATTGGTTGAGGATCACGTCTACGAGGTCACTTTCCTGCCGCTGGAACCCGGCGACGGCCTGCTGTTTTATACCGACGGGCTGATTGAGGCAAGCAATCAGCAGGAAGAAATGCTGGGCAGTGAAGGACTGCTGGCAATGCTTAACCAACTGGATTTCCCGACCGATGAGGAGGACATGGACCAACTGGTTAAAAAAGTGCTGAGATTTTCCAATCAAATCCGTTTCGCCGACGATGTTACCTTGCTGGCCATGCAGTATACCGGCCGCTACGGCAACCCGGCTTTTCCCTCTCCCGAGGAACAGGCCAAGCTTGCCGGCGAGGTCACGCTTTTGCCAAATAATTTCCGTGACATCGATGAAGTAGTGGAAAGCTGCTGGAACCGGATCAAGGAGGTCATCAGCCAGCAGGGCTTCGGGCCGCTGGAGGTCAATATCCACATGGCCCTGGCCGAGGCCATTATCAATGCCTGGAAACACGGCAACCGTGGTAACCAGCATCAACCCATTATCTTCCGCTGGTGCTTCAACCACAACTTCACCTTCGAGGTGCTGGACCAGGGCGCGGGCTTCAACTACCACAACCTGCCCGATCCCACTGAAGGAGAGCGGAAGGTCGCCGAATGCGGACGGGGAATTTTTATCATTAAAACCCTGGCCAACGCCGTGCAATGGCGGGACCAGGGACGCCATTTAACGGTTACTTTCTCCCTGCAACCCAAGTCTTAA